One genomic region from Vanacampus margaritifer isolate UIUO_Vmar chromosome 2, RoL_Vmar_1.0, whole genome shotgun sequence encodes:
- the tom1 gene encoding target of Myb1 membrane trafficking protein isoform X2, translated as MEFFLGNPFSTVVGQRIEIATSSSLPSEDWSLNMEICDMVNSSEEGPKDAVRAIRKRIVGNKNFKEVMLALTVLETCVKNCGFRFHILVTTRDFIEGVLVRSIIPRNNPPLIVHDRVLGIIQAWADAFRSSPDLTGVVSVYEDLRRKGLEFPMTELDGYPPVQAPKVASSRNGPAVVTVPAALLSSKPPLIPPQTLELKQTLDGSDAFTPNQVGALKAELGVVRSNLTMMSDMMSQLDPATVKQADMELLELYTVCKEMQDRIVKIVPRLSEEKLIEELLATNDEMNTAFSRYHRFERQLTNGPNTTQQSHTYVNLTDLNVSPSAAASVTNGGSLNHSKEDSLSSRMAGLNTREGDDVDAFLHKNSSTQRGSEHPDIGLDGLAAQDSTMQNSKEDYSPASSHSSSPKLDWMIKRGMIPVKQSNVMEDIEKWLELDDEYDDFGESDGVTSEEFDRFLAQRAKAAERLPSVRQSSQDANHSES; from the exons ATGGAGTTTTTTCTAGGGAATCCGTTCAGCACGGTTGTCGGCCAGCGGATCG AGATTGCAACCAGCTCTAGCCTGCCATCAGAAGACTGGTCTCTCAACATGGAGATCTGCGACATGGTGAACAGCTCCGAGGaagg ACCCAAAGACGCAGTTCGAGCCATTAGAAAAAGGATTGTGGGGAACAAGAACTTTAAGGAGGTCATGCTGGCACTCACA GTGCTTGAAACATGTGTGAAGAACTGCGGCTTCAGGTTTCACATCCTAGTGACCACAAGGGATTTTATCGAGGGGGTTCTAGTCCGTTCTATCATCCCGAGGAACAACCCTCCTCTGATCGTACACGACAGAGTGCTTGGCATCATTCAG GCGTGGGCAGACGCATTCCGTAGCTCGCCCGACCTGACGGGTGTGGTGTCAGTGTATGAAGACCTGCGCAGGAAAGGGCTTGAGTTCCCTATGACGGAATTGGATGGCTACCCACCAGTCCAAGCCCCCAAAGTG GCCTCGTCTCGGAACGGGCCTGCAGTTGTTACTGTCCCCGCTGCACTGCTCTCCTCCAAACCTCCCCTAATCCCACCCCAGACCCTTGAGCTAAAACAGACGCTAGATGGAAGTGATGCCTTCACTCCCAATCAG GTGGGAGCACTAAAGGCAGAGCTGGGTGTGGTGCGGAGCAACCTCACAATGATGTCCGACATGATGAGTCAGCTGGATCCCGCGACGGTAAAACAAGCTGACATGGAGTTGCTGGAG TTATACACAGTATGTAAGGAAATGCAGGACAGGATAGTGAAGATTGTCCCCAGGCTTAGTGAAGAGAAGCTGATTGAAGAGTTACTCGCAACCAATGACGAGATGAACACCGCCTTCTCGCGCTATCACAG ATTTGAAAGACAATTAACAAACGGTCCAAACACAACGCAACAG AGCCATACATATGTAAACCTAACAGACCTCAATGTGAGCCCATCAGCGGCTGCATCAGTCACCAATGGAGGCTCGCTCAACCACTCAAAAGAAGACAGTTTGTCCAGCCGGATGGCAGGACTCA ACACAAGGGAAGGAGATGACGTGGAtgcatttttacacaaaaatagCTCAACTCAGAGAGGAAG TGAGCATCCAGACATTGGACTAGATGGCCTTGCAGCTCAGGACTCCACCATGCAAAACTCTAAAGAG GATTACAGCCCAGCCTCCTCCCACAGCTCCTCACCAAAGTTAGACTGGATGATTAAAAGGGGAATG ATTCCCGTCAAGCAGTCCAATGTAATGGAGGATATTGAGAAATGGCTTGAGCTGGATGATGAG TACGATGACTTTGGGGAGTCTGATGGTGTGACAAGTGAAG AATTTGACAGGTTCTTGGCACAAAGAGCGAAAGCGGCTGAGCGGTTACCATCAGTACGACAGTCTTCCCAGGACGCCAACCACTCCGAATCCTGA
- the tom1 gene encoding target of Myb1 membrane trafficking protein isoform X5, translating to MEFFLGNPFSTVVGQRIEIATSSSLPSEDWSLNMEICDMVNSSEEGPKDAVRAIRKRIVGNKNFKEVMLALTVLETCVKNCGFRFHILVTTRDFIEGVLVRSIIPRNNPPLIVHDRVLGIIQAWADAFRSSPDLTGVVSVYEDLRRKGLEFPMTELDGYPPVQAPKVVGALKAELGVVRSNLTMMSDMMSQLDPATVKQADMELLELYTVCKEMQDRIVKIVPRLSEEKLIEELLATNDEMNTAFSRYHRFERQLTNGPNTTQQSHTYVNLTDLNVSPSAAASVTNGGSLNHSKEDSLSSRMAGLNTREGDDVDAFLHKNSSTQRGSEHPDIGLDGLAAQDSTMQNSKEDYSPASSHSSSPKLDWMIKRGMIPVKQSNVMEDIEKWLELDDEYDDFGESDGVTSEEFDRFLAQRAKAAERLPSVRQSSQDANHSES from the exons ATGGAGTTTTTTCTAGGGAATCCGTTCAGCACGGTTGTCGGCCAGCGGATCG AGATTGCAACCAGCTCTAGCCTGCCATCAGAAGACTGGTCTCTCAACATGGAGATCTGCGACATGGTGAACAGCTCCGAGGaagg ACCCAAAGACGCAGTTCGAGCCATTAGAAAAAGGATTGTGGGGAACAAGAACTTTAAGGAGGTCATGCTGGCACTCACA GTGCTTGAAACATGTGTGAAGAACTGCGGCTTCAGGTTTCACATCCTAGTGACCACAAGGGATTTTATCGAGGGGGTTCTAGTCCGTTCTATCATCCCGAGGAACAACCCTCCTCTGATCGTACACGACAGAGTGCTTGGCATCATTCAG GCGTGGGCAGACGCATTCCGTAGCTCGCCCGACCTGACGGGTGTGGTGTCAGTGTATGAAGACCTGCGCAGGAAAGGGCTTGAGTTCCCTATGACGGAATTGGATGGCTACCCACCAGTCCAAGCCCCCAAAGTG GTGGGAGCACTAAAGGCAGAGCTGGGTGTGGTGCGGAGCAACCTCACAATGATGTCCGACATGATGAGTCAGCTGGATCCCGCGACGGTAAAACAAGCTGACATGGAGTTGCTGGAG TTATACACAGTATGTAAGGAAATGCAGGACAGGATAGTGAAGATTGTCCCCAGGCTTAGTGAAGAGAAGCTGATTGAAGAGTTACTCGCAACCAATGACGAGATGAACACCGCCTTCTCGCGCTATCACAG ATTTGAAAGACAATTAACAAACGGTCCAAACACAACGCAACAG AGCCATACATATGTAAACCTAACAGACCTCAATGTGAGCCCATCAGCGGCTGCATCAGTCACCAATGGAGGCTCGCTCAACCACTCAAAAGAAGACAGTTTGTCCAGCCGGATGGCAGGACTCA ACACAAGGGAAGGAGATGACGTGGAtgcatttttacacaaaaatagCTCAACTCAGAGAGGAAG TGAGCATCCAGACATTGGACTAGATGGCCTTGCAGCTCAGGACTCCACCATGCAAAACTCTAAAGAG GATTACAGCCCAGCCTCCTCCCACAGCTCCTCACCAAAGTTAGACTGGATGATTAAAAGGGGAATG ATTCCCGTCAAGCAGTCCAATGTAATGGAGGATATTGAGAAATGGCTTGAGCTGGATGATGAG TACGATGACTTTGGGGAGTCTGATGGTGTGACAAGTGAAG AATTTGACAGGTTCTTGGCACAAAGAGCGAAAGCGGCTGAGCGGTTACCATCAGTACGACAGTCTTCCCAGGACGCCAACCACTCCGAATCCTGA
- the tom1 gene encoding target of Myb1 membrane trafficking protein isoform X4: MEFFLGNPFSTVVGQRIEIATSSSLPSEDWSLNMEICDMVNSSEEGPKDAVRAIRKRIVGNKNFKEVMLALTVLETCVKNCGFRFHILVTTRDFIEGVLVRSIIPRNNPPLIVHDRVLGIIQAWADAFRSSPDLTGVVSVYEDLRRKGLEFPMTELDGYPPVQAPKVVGALKAELGVVRSNLTMMSDMMSQLDPATVKQADMELLEQLYTVCKEMQDRIVKIVPRLSEEKLIEELLATNDEMNTAFSRYHRFERQLTNGPNTTQQSHTYVNLTDLNVSPSAAASVTNGGSLNHSKEDSLSSRMAGLNTREGDDVDAFLHKNSSTQRGSEHPDIGLDGLAAQDSTMQNSKEDYSPASSHSSSPKLDWMIKRGMIPVKQSNVMEDIEKWLELDDEYDDFGESDGVTSEEFDRFLAQRAKAAERLPSVRQSSQDANHSES; this comes from the exons ATGGAGTTTTTTCTAGGGAATCCGTTCAGCACGGTTGTCGGCCAGCGGATCG AGATTGCAACCAGCTCTAGCCTGCCATCAGAAGACTGGTCTCTCAACATGGAGATCTGCGACATGGTGAACAGCTCCGAGGaagg ACCCAAAGACGCAGTTCGAGCCATTAGAAAAAGGATTGTGGGGAACAAGAACTTTAAGGAGGTCATGCTGGCACTCACA GTGCTTGAAACATGTGTGAAGAACTGCGGCTTCAGGTTTCACATCCTAGTGACCACAAGGGATTTTATCGAGGGGGTTCTAGTCCGTTCTATCATCCCGAGGAACAACCCTCCTCTGATCGTACACGACAGAGTGCTTGGCATCATTCAG GCGTGGGCAGACGCATTCCGTAGCTCGCCCGACCTGACGGGTGTGGTGTCAGTGTATGAAGACCTGCGCAGGAAAGGGCTTGAGTTCCCTATGACGGAATTGGATGGCTACCCACCAGTCCAAGCCCCCAAAGTG GTGGGAGCACTAAAGGCAGAGCTGGGTGTGGTGCGGAGCAACCTCACAATGATGTCCGACATGATGAGTCAGCTGGATCCCGCGACGGTAAAACAAGCTGACATGGAGTTGCTGGAG CAGTTATACACAGTATGTAAGGAAATGCAGGACAGGATAGTGAAGATTGTCCCCAGGCTTAGTGAAGAGAAGCTGATTGAAGAGTTACTCGCAACCAATGACGAGATGAACACCGCCTTCTCGCGCTATCACAG ATTTGAAAGACAATTAACAAACGGTCCAAACACAACGCAACAG AGCCATACATATGTAAACCTAACAGACCTCAATGTGAGCCCATCAGCGGCTGCATCAGTCACCAATGGAGGCTCGCTCAACCACTCAAAAGAAGACAGTTTGTCCAGCCGGATGGCAGGACTCA ACACAAGGGAAGGAGATGACGTGGAtgcatttttacacaaaaatagCTCAACTCAGAGAGGAAG TGAGCATCCAGACATTGGACTAGATGGCCTTGCAGCTCAGGACTCCACCATGCAAAACTCTAAAGAG GATTACAGCCCAGCCTCCTCCCACAGCTCCTCACCAAAGTTAGACTGGATGATTAAAAGGGGAATG ATTCCCGTCAAGCAGTCCAATGTAATGGAGGATATTGAGAAATGGCTTGAGCTGGATGATGAG TACGATGACTTTGGGGAGTCTGATGGTGTGACAAGTGAAG AATTTGACAGGTTCTTGGCACAAAGAGCGAAAGCGGCTGAGCGGTTACCATCAGTACGACAGTCTTCCCAGGACGCCAACCACTCCGAATCCTGA
- the tom1 gene encoding target of Myb1 membrane trafficking protein isoform X1: MEFFLGNPFSTVVGQRIEIATSSSLPSEDWSLNMEICDMVNSSEEGPKDAVRAIRKRIVGNKNFKEVMLALTVLETCVKNCGFRFHILVTTRDFIEGVLVRSIIPRNNPPLIVHDRVLGIIQAWADAFRSSPDLTGVVSVYEDLRRKGLEFPMTELDGYPPVQAPKVASSRNGPAVVTVPAALLSSKPPLIPPQTLELKQTLDGSDAFTPNQVGALKAELGVVRSNLTMMSDMMSQLDPATVKQADMELLEQLYTVCKEMQDRIVKIVPRLSEEKLIEELLATNDEMNTAFSRYHRFERQLTNGPNTTQQSHTYVNLTDLNVSPSAAASVTNGGSLNHSKEDSLSSRMAGLNTREGDDVDAFLHKNSSTQRGSEHPDIGLDGLAAQDSTMQNSKEDYSPASSHSSSPKLDWMIKRGMIPVKQSNVMEDIEKWLELDDEYDDFGESDGVTSEEFDRFLAQRAKAAERLPSVRQSSQDANHSES, translated from the exons ATGGAGTTTTTTCTAGGGAATCCGTTCAGCACGGTTGTCGGCCAGCGGATCG AGATTGCAACCAGCTCTAGCCTGCCATCAGAAGACTGGTCTCTCAACATGGAGATCTGCGACATGGTGAACAGCTCCGAGGaagg ACCCAAAGACGCAGTTCGAGCCATTAGAAAAAGGATTGTGGGGAACAAGAACTTTAAGGAGGTCATGCTGGCACTCACA GTGCTTGAAACATGTGTGAAGAACTGCGGCTTCAGGTTTCACATCCTAGTGACCACAAGGGATTTTATCGAGGGGGTTCTAGTCCGTTCTATCATCCCGAGGAACAACCCTCCTCTGATCGTACACGACAGAGTGCTTGGCATCATTCAG GCGTGGGCAGACGCATTCCGTAGCTCGCCCGACCTGACGGGTGTGGTGTCAGTGTATGAAGACCTGCGCAGGAAAGGGCTTGAGTTCCCTATGACGGAATTGGATGGCTACCCACCAGTCCAAGCCCCCAAAGTG GCCTCGTCTCGGAACGGGCCTGCAGTTGTTACTGTCCCCGCTGCACTGCTCTCCTCCAAACCTCCCCTAATCCCACCCCAGACCCTTGAGCTAAAACAGACGCTAGATGGAAGTGATGCCTTCACTCCCAATCAG GTGGGAGCACTAAAGGCAGAGCTGGGTGTGGTGCGGAGCAACCTCACAATGATGTCCGACATGATGAGTCAGCTGGATCCCGCGACGGTAAAACAAGCTGACATGGAGTTGCTGGAG CAGTTATACACAGTATGTAAGGAAATGCAGGACAGGATAGTGAAGATTGTCCCCAGGCTTAGTGAAGAGAAGCTGATTGAAGAGTTACTCGCAACCAATGACGAGATGAACACCGCCTTCTCGCGCTATCACAG ATTTGAAAGACAATTAACAAACGGTCCAAACACAACGCAACAG AGCCATACATATGTAAACCTAACAGACCTCAATGTGAGCCCATCAGCGGCTGCATCAGTCACCAATGGAGGCTCGCTCAACCACTCAAAAGAAGACAGTTTGTCCAGCCGGATGGCAGGACTCA ACACAAGGGAAGGAGATGACGTGGAtgcatttttacacaaaaatagCTCAACTCAGAGAGGAAG TGAGCATCCAGACATTGGACTAGATGGCCTTGCAGCTCAGGACTCCACCATGCAAAACTCTAAAGAG GATTACAGCCCAGCCTCCTCCCACAGCTCCTCACCAAAGTTAGACTGGATGATTAAAAGGGGAATG ATTCCCGTCAAGCAGTCCAATGTAATGGAGGATATTGAGAAATGGCTTGAGCTGGATGATGAG TACGATGACTTTGGGGAGTCTGATGGTGTGACAAGTGAAG AATTTGACAGGTTCTTGGCACAAAGAGCGAAAGCGGCTGAGCGGTTACCATCAGTACGACAGTCTTCCCAGGACGCCAACCACTCCGAATCCTGA
- the tom1 gene encoding target of Myb1 membrane trafficking protein isoform X3, whose protein sequence is MEFFLGNPFSTVVGQRIEIATSSSLPSEDWSLNMEICDMVNSSEEGPKDAVRAIRKRIVGNKNFKEVMLALTVLETCVKNCGFRFHILVTTRDFIEGVLVRSIIPRNNPPLIVHDRVLGIIQAWADAFRSSPDLTGVVSVYEDLRRKGLEFPMTELDGYPPVQAPKVASSRNGPAVVTVPAALLSSKPPLIPPQTLELKQTLDGSDAFTPNQVGALKAELGVVRSNLTMMSDMMSQLDPATVKQADMELLEQLYTVCKEMQDRIVKIVPRLSEEKLIEELLATNDEMNTAFSRYHRFERQLTNGPNTTQQSHTYVNLTDLNVSPSAAASVTNGGSLNHSKEDSLSSRMAGLNTREGDDVDAFLHKNSSTQRGSEHPDIGLDGLAAQDSTMQNSKEIPVKQSNVMEDIEKWLELDDEYDDFGESDGVTSEEFDRFLAQRAKAAERLPSVRQSSQDANHSES, encoded by the exons ATGGAGTTTTTTCTAGGGAATCCGTTCAGCACGGTTGTCGGCCAGCGGATCG AGATTGCAACCAGCTCTAGCCTGCCATCAGAAGACTGGTCTCTCAACATGGAGATCTGCGACATGGTGAACAGCTCCGAGGaagg ACCCAAAGACGCAGTTCGAGCCATTAGAAAAAGGATTGTGGGGAACAAGAACTTTAAGGAGGTCATGCTGGCACTCACA GTGCTTGAAACATGTGTGAAGAACTGCGGCTTCAGGTTTCACATCCTAGTGACCACAAGGGATTTTATCGAGGGGGTTCTAGTCCGTTCTATCATCCCGAGGAACAACCCTCCTCTGATCGTACACGACAGAGTGCTTGGCATCATTCAG GCGTGGGCAGACGCATTCCGTAGCTCGCCCGACCTGACGGGTGTGGTGTCAGTGTATGAAGACCTGCGCAGGAAAGGGCTTGAGTTCCCTATGACGGAATTGGATGGCTACCCACCAGTCCAAGCCCCCAAAGTG GCCTCGTCTCGGAACGGGCCTGCAGTTGTTACTGTCCCCGCTGCACTGCTCTCCTCCAAACCTCCCCTAATCCCACCCCAGACCCTTGAGCTAAAACAGACGCTAGATGGAAGTGATGCCTTCACTCCCAATCAG GTGGGAGCACTAAAGGCAGAGCTGGGTGTGGTGCGGAGCAACCTCACAATGATGTCCGACATGATGAGTCAGCTGGATCCCGCGACGGTAAAACAAGCTGACATGGAGTTGCTGGAG CAGTTATACACAGTATGTAAGGAAATGCAGGACAGGATAGTGAAGATTGTCCCCAGGCTTAGTGAAGAGAAGCTGATTGAAGAGTTACTCGCAACCAATGACGAGATGAACACCGCCTTCTCGCGCTATCACAG ATTTGAAAGACAATTAACAAACGGTCCAAACACAACGCAACAG AGCCATACATATGTAAACCTAACAGACCTCAATGTGAGCCCATCAGCGGCTGCATCAGTCACCAATGGAGGCTCGCTCAACCACTCAAAAGAAGACAGTTTGTCCAGCCGGATGGCAGGACTCA ACACAAGGGAAGGAGATGACGTGGAtgcatttttacacaaaaatagCTCAACTCAGAGAGGAAG TGAGCATCCAGACATTGGACTAGATGGCCTTGCAGCTCAGGACTCCACCATGCAAAACTCTAAAGAG ATTCCCGTCAAGCAGTCCAATGTAATGGAGGATATTGAGAAATGGCTTGAGCTGGATGATGAG TACGATGACTTTGGGGAGTCTGATGGTGTGACAAGTGAAG AATTTGACAGGTTCTTGGCACAAAGAGCGAAAGCGGCTGAGCGGTTACCATCAGTACGACAGTCTTCCCAGGACGCCAACCACTCCGAATCCTGA